The Tachypleus tridentatus isolate NWPU-2018 chromosome 5, ASM421037v1, whole genome shotgun sequence genome includes a window with the following:
- the LOC143251112 gene encoding ubiquitin carboxyl-terminal hydrolase 4-like, giving the protein MGRVQPGLCGLSNLGNTCFMNSALQCMSNTPPLTDYFLKGKYWDELNVNNPLGMKGEIAKSYGELMKTIWSGQFTYIIPRCFKLAVGKFAPQFSGYQQQDCQELMAFLLDGLHEDLNRVKNKPYIEMKDADGRPDEVVAKEAWENYLKRNNSIIVDIFHGLLKSTLVCPVCSKVSVTFDPSCYLSLPLPVRKERQMEIFLVKLDVNERILQMKVTVPKMGCVQDLCEAVSKLADIQADRLVVTNVYNHRFQKIFQGDEGLSNILEQEKIFVYEVAFARNGDSNYIILPLCMRDKRLKTGMNNYAVTLFGHPLLVSVPKYDCSYELLYNTILRHMFRYVHQPSSGDRWWIENNRKGFNGEVEMAIEDNSDNDQLRYRLENIDDSDTEGTRPPSLFTIVHVNPYANVEVDKLKNDGKPLKLLDSMYLAIDWHPMAKEKFYDEKQANEYVVHESVNTRFSQKHQVIQLSECLRLFMTTEKLGAKDPWYCPKCKKHQQATKKFDLWSLPQVLIIHLKRFSYNRYWRDKIDTLVDFPIRGLDMTHYAIDPDHGPATYDLIAVANHFGGMGGGHYTAYAKNKETQQWHYFDDSSVSSASEENVVSKAAYVLFYLKKSEAETSSSRKGRTLITSQNGQSLSNEEDYSMDIH; this is encoded by the exons TGTATGAGCAACACTCCTCCTCTCACAGACTACTTTCTAAAAGGAAAATACTGGGATGAACTTAATGTTAACAACCCTTTGGGAATGAAGGGTGAGATTGCAAAATCATATGGAGAATTAATGAAAACCATTTGGTCAGGCCAGTTCACCTACATCATACCTCGATGTTTCAAG TTGGCAGTGGGAAAGTTTGCTCCTCAGTTCTCAGGTTACCAGCAGCAAGACTGCCAGGAACTCATGGCTTTTTTGTTGGATGGTCTCCATGAAGACTTGAACAGAGTGAAGAACAAACCTTACATTGAAATGAAAGATGCTGATGGCAGACCTGATGaa gtGGTGGCCAAAGAAGCCTGGGAGAATTACCTGAAACGAAATAATTCCATCATTGTTGACATTTTTCATGGACTCCTGAAGTCCACACTTGTGTGTCCTGTGTGCTCAAAAGTTTCAGTGACGTTTGATCCATCTTGTTATTTGTCTTTGCCTCTTCCAGTCAGAAAAGAGCGTCAGATGGAAATTTTCTTGGTTAAGTTAGACGTCAATGAAAGAATATTACAG atGAAGGTAACAGTCCCTAAAATGGGATGTGTACAAGACTTGTGTGAAGCAGTCTCAAAACTTGCTGATATCCAGGCTGATAGA cttGTAGTGACAAATGTATATAACCATCGGTTCCAAAAGATATTTCAAGGAGATGAAGGGCTCAGCAACATTCTGGAGCAAGAAAAAATCTTTGT GTATGAAGTTGCCTTTGCTCGGAACGGAGACTCTAACTATATCATTCTACCTTTGTGCATGAGAGATAAACg ATTAAAGACTGGAATGAACAACTATGCAGTCACCCTATTTGGACACCCTTTGCTGGTGTCTGTACCAAAATATGATTGTAGCTATGAACTGTTATATAACACAATCCTGAGACATATGTT ccGATATGTACATCAACCTAGTAGTGGTGACAGATGGTGGATTGAAAATAACCGAAAAGGATTTAATGGAG AAGTAGAGATGGCCATTGAAGATAACTCTGACAATGACCAGTTAAGATACAGGTTAGAGAATATAGATGATTCAGACACAGAAGGAACAAGACCTCCCAGTCTATTCACCATAGTTCATGTTAACCCATATGCAAATGTCGAGGTTGACAAATTGAAAAATGATGGGAAACCTCTTAAGTTATTAG ATTCCATGTACCTTGCTATTGACTGGCATCCAATGGCCAAGGAGAAGTTTTATGATGAAAAACAGGCCAAT GAATACGTTGTCCACGAGTCAGTTAATACAAGATTCTCACAGAAGCACCAGGTTATACAACTGAGTGAATGTTTAAGACTCTTCATGACTACAGAGAAGCTGGGAGCTAAGGATCCCTGGTACTGTCCAAAATGTAAGAAACACCAGCAGGCTACCAAAAAATTTGATTTGTGGTCATTACCCCAAGTGCTCATCATTCACCTGAAAAGGTTCTCTTATAATCGTTACTGGAGAGACAAGATTGACACCTTGGTAGACTTCCCAATCAG AGGACTGGACATGACACACTATGCAATTGACCCTGATCATGGCCCAGCAACTTATGACCTTATAGCTGTAGCCAATCATTTTGGAGGGATGGGAGGTGGTCACT ACACGGCCTATGCAAAGAACAAAGAAACGCAACAGTGGCATTATTTTGATGACAGCAGTGTTTCTTCTGCATCGGAGGAGAATGTTGTG TCCAAGGCAGCATATGTcctattttatcttaaaaaatcaGAAGCAGAGACAAGCTCTTCCAGAAAAGGAAGGACATTAATAACCTCCCAAAATGGACAGTCTCTAAGTAACGAGGAAGATTACAGCATGGATATACATTAA